In Carya illinoinensis cultivar Pawnee chromosome 9, C.illinoinensisPawnee_v1, whole genome shotgun sequence, the following are encoded in one genomic region:
- the LOC122276843 gene encoding uncharacterized protein LOC122276843, translating into MKISYLYWNARGVGTSRKRLKKLVSKLHPKLLAIAEPMDLNLVVDSMGDQFLTVHINSLNDLCITFVYAKCSYLEHRRLWGSLMDANTHNLPWMVLGDFNIIINDLERRGGRPPLTLAMEEFNGWVDSCGILDMPFRGNSLSWCNGHLGNSRHWARLDRFFLNIAALAVFPDANMEYLARTSSDHAPMAVSLENQLVRAWNKQIFSRTETHIAELEDRIKGLEVRLPSDYSNEVEDDLVATQLDLSAWLDKEEQRLAQIAK; encoded by the exons ATGAAGATCTCTTACTTGTATTGGAATGCTCGGGGTGTTGGTACGTCGAGGAAGCGGCTTAAAAAATTGGTATCGAAGCTCCATCCTAAACTACTTGCTATTGCTGAGCCTATG GATTTAAATCTAGTTGTTGATTCTATGGGAGACCAATTTTTGACTGTTCATATCAATAGTCTGAATGATCTTTGCATTACTTTTGTTTATGCAAAATGCTCCTACTTGGAGCATAGGCGTCTGTGGGGTTCGTTGATGGATGCTAATACTCATAATTTACCTTGGATGGTGCtgggagattttaatattatcataaatgactTGGAGAGAAGAGGGGGTAGGCCACCGTTGACATTGGCCATGGAGGAGTTTAATGGTTGGGTGGATTCTTGTGGGATCCTTGATATGCCTTTCCGTGGAAATTCTCTATCTTGGTGTAACGGTCATTTAGGAAATTCCAGGCACTGGGCTCGACTTGATCGGTTTTTCCTTAATATAGCTGCCTTAGCAGTTTTTCCCGATGCTAATATGGAATACTTGGCACGCACCTCTTCTGATCATGCACCTATGGCGGTTTCGCTGGAAAATCAGCTTGTGAG AGCTTGGAACAAGCAAATTTTTAGTAGAACTGAAACTCATATAGCGGAACTTGAGGATCGGATAAAGGGCTTGGAAGTTAGATTACCATCTGATTACTCGAACGAGGTGGAGGATGATCTTGTTGCTACCCAGCTGGATCTTTCAGCGTGGCTGGACAAGGAAGAACAACGCTTAGCCCAAATTGCTAAATAA